A genomic window from Aquila chrysaetos chrysaetos chromosome 9, bAquChr1.4, whole genome shotgun sequence includes:
- the ARNT gene encoding aryl hydrocarbon receptor nuclear translocator isoform X3: MASDVSSLGAAVSSGNPGPGAQAGGGIVQRANKRRPGLDFDDDGEGNSKFLRCDDDPMPNDKERFARSDDEQSSADKERLARENHSEIERRRRNKMTAYITELSDMVPTCSALARKPDKLTILRMAVSHMKSLRGTGNTSTDGTYKPSFLTDQELKHLILEAADGFLFIVSCETGRVVYVSDSVTPVLNQPQSEWFGSTLYDQVHPDDVGKLREQLSTSENALTEGTKPWCLSNKDPAAPPENASKGRILDLKTGTVKKEGQQSMRMCMGSRRSFICRMRCGNSSVDPVSVNRLSFMRNRCRNGLGAAKDGEPHYVVVHCTGYIKAWPPAGVSLPDDDPDAGQGSKFCLVAIGRLQVTSSPNCTDMNNVCQPTEFISRHNTEGIFTFIDHRCVATVGYQPQELLGKDIVDFCHPEDQQLLRDSFQQVVKLKGQVLSVMFRFRSKNREWLWMRTSSFTFQNPYSDEIEYIICTNTNVKNSSQESRPALSNSMQRPQLGQSVNLPLEMGTAQLPSRQQQPPQQTELEVVPGRESLSGYNHSQVPVQPVTAAGPEHSKPLEKAESLFNQERDPRFSEIYSSINTDQNKAIPASTVPANQPLFTQGNTFTPSRPAENFRSSSMVPPVNIIQQQPSSAGRILAQISRHSNPAQVSGTNWAPGTRPAFTPQQVASQTVKTRPPSFSMGTFQGTPSSFSPMTAPGSTASPTGAAYPNLASRGTGFTATEAAQTPGPFQTRAAEGVGMWPQWQGQHHGPASGEQHVQQPQPSQPEVFSDMLTMLGDQGPNYNNEEFPELNIFPSFSE; the protein is encoded by the exons ATGGCATCAGATGTTTCCTCGCTGGGTGCAGCTGTCAGCTCTGGGAACCCTGGACCAGGTGCACAAGCTGGAGGAGGCATTGTTCAGAGAGCCAACAAGAGGCGTCCTGG gcttGATTTTGATGATGATGGAGAAGGGAACAGTAAATTCCTCAG GTGTGATGATGACCCGATGCCAAATGATAAAGAGAGATTTGCCAG gtctGATGATGAACAGAGTTCAGCGGATAAGGAGAGACTTGCCAG GGAAAATCACAGCGAGATTGAACGTCGGCGAAGGAACAAGATGACTGCCTACATCACAGAGCTGTCAGATATGGTGCCCACCTGCAGTGCCCTGGCCCGCAAACCAGACAAGCTCACCATCTTGCGCATGGCTGTCTCTCATATGAAGTCCCTGCGTGGCACAGGCAATACCTCCACTGATGGCACCTACAAACCCTCCTTTCTCACTGACCAG GAACTCAAACACCTGATCCTAGAGGCAGCCGACGGCTTTCTGTTCATAGTGTCCTGTGAGACCGGGAGGGTGGTCTATGTCTCCGATTCTGTGACTCCTGTCCTGAACCAACCCCAGTCCGAATGGTTTGGCAGCACCCTGTATGACCAGGTGCACCCGGACGACGTGGGCAAGCTGAGGGAGCAGCTCTCCACATCGGAGAATGCACTGACAG AAGGAACCAAACCCTGGTGCCTTTCTAACAAGGATCCTGCAGCCCCCCCTGAGAATGCATCTAAAG gTCGCATCCTAGATTTGAAGACAGGAACTGTGAAGAAGGAAGGCCAGCAGTCCATGAGGATGTGTATGGGTTCACGAAGATCCTTCATCTGCCGAATGAG GTGTGGCAACAGCTCAGTGGATCCAGTCTCTGTAAATCGTCTCAGCTTTATGAGGAATCGCTGCAG GAATGGCTTAGGTGCTGCAAAAGATGGCGAACCTCACTACGTTGTGGTGCACTGCACGGGTTACATAAAAGCCTGGCCCCCCGCAG GTGTTTCACTGCCTGATGATGACCCGGATGCTGGCCAGGGCAGCAAGTTTTGCCTCGTGGCTATTGGCAGGCTCCAG GTCACTAGCTCACCCAACTGCACAGACATGAACAATGTTTGTCAGCCGACAGAGTTTATCTCCCGACACAACACCGAAGGCATTTTCACCTTCATAGATCACCGATGTGTGGCCACAGTTGGCTACCAGCCTCAG GAACTTCTGGGGAAAGACATTGTGGATTTCTGCCACCCGGAAGACCAACAGCTTTTGCGGGACAGCTTTCAGCAG GTGGTGAAGTTAAAAGGCCAGGTTCTGTCAGTCATGTTCCGATTCCGATCCAAAAACCGGGAATGGCTCTGGATGAGAACCAGCTCCTTTACCTTCCAGAACCCCTACTCGGATGAAATTGAGTACATCATCTGTACCAACACCAACGTCAA gaACTCGAGCCAGGAGTCTCGGCCTGCCCTGTCAAACTCAATGCAGAGGCCCCAGCTGGGGCAGAGTGTCAACCTTCCCCTGGAGATGGGCACGGCACAGCTGCCCTCAAG gcagcagcagccaccacaACAGACAGAGCTGGAAGTGGTCCCAGGAAGAGAGAGCCTGTCTGGTTACAACCACTCACAG GTTCCTGTTCAGCCTGTGACTGCTGCTGGCCCAGAGCACAGCAAGCCcttggagaaggcagagagccTTTTTAATCAGGAGCGGGACCCAAGGTTCAGTGAAATCTACAGCAGTATCAATACAG ACCAGAACAAAGCCATTCCTGCCAGCACAGTGCCTGCCAACCAGCCCCTCTTTACGCAGGGAAACACTTTCACCCCATCACGACCTGCCGAGAACTTCAG gagcagcagcatggtACCTCCTGTGAACATTATTCAGCAGCAACCCTCATCAGCAGGCCGGATCTTAGCACAGATTTCACGCCACTCCAACCCAGCTCAGGTCAGCGGAACCAACTGGGCTCCAGGGACACGGCCAGCGTTCACACCCCAG CAAGTGGCATCCCAGACAGTGAAGACTCGGCCCCCTTCTTTCAGCATGGGGACTTTCCAAGGCACCCCGTCCTCCTTCAGCCCTATGACAGCACCTGGCTCTACGGCTTCCCCTACTGGGGCTGCTTACCCGAACCTTGCCAGCCGTGGCACAGGCTTCA CAGCCACGGAGGCAGCGCAGACCCCTGGCCCGTTCCAGACGCGGGCAGCCGAAGGTGTGGGGATGTGGCCCCAGTGGCAAGGACAGCACCACGGCCCGGCATCGGGGGAGCAACACGTGCAACAGCCGCAGCCAAGCCAGCCTGAGGTCTTCTCA GACATGCTGACAATGCTGGGAGACCAAGGACCCAACTACAACAATGAAGAGTTCCCAGAGTTGAATATAttcccttctttttcagaataa
- the ARNT gene encoding aryl hydrocarbon receptor nuclear translocator isoform X10: MAATAANPEMASDVSSLGAAVSSGNPGPGAQAGGGIVQRANKRRPGLDFDDDGEGNSKFLRCDDDPMPNDKERFARENHSEIERRRRNKMTAYITELSDMVPTCSALARKPDKLTILRMAVSHMKSLRGTGNTSTDGTYKPSFLTDQELKHLILEAADGFLFIVSCETGRVVYVSDSVTPVLNQPQSEWFGSTLYDQVHPDDVGKLREQLSTSENALTGRILDLKTGTVKKEGQQSMRMCMGSRRSFICRMRCGNSSVDPVSVNRLSFMRNRCRNGLGAAKDGEPHYVVVHCTGYIKAWPPAGVSLPDDDPDAGQGSKFCLVAIGRLQVTSSPNCTDMNNVCQPTEFISRHNTEGIFTFIDHRCVATVGYQPQELLGKDIVDFCHPEDQQLLRDSFQQVVKLKGQVLSVMFRFRSKNREWLWMRTSSFTFQNPYSDEIEYIICTNTNVKQQQPPQQTELEVVPGRESLSGYNHSQVPVQPVTAAGPEHSKPLEKAESLFNQERDPRFSEIYSSINTDQNKAIPASTVPANQPLFTQGNTFTPSRPAENFRSSSMVPPVNIIQQQPSSAGRILAQISRHSNPAQVSGTNWAPGTRPAFTPQQVASQTVKTRPPSFSMGTFQGTPSSFSPMTAPGSTASPTGAAYPNLASRGTGFTATEAAQTPGPFQTRAAEGVGMWPQWQGQHHGPASGEQHVQQPQPSQPEVFSDMLTMLGDQGPNYNNEEFPELNIFPSFSE, translated from the exons AAATGGCATCAGATGTTTCCTCGCTGGGTGCAGCTGTCAGCTCTGGGAACCCTGGACCAGGTGCACAAGCTGGAGGAGGCATTGTTCAGAGAGCCAACAAGAGGCGTCCTGG gcttGATTTTGATGATGATGGAGAAGGGAACAGTAAATTCCTCAG GTGTGATGATGACCCGATGCCAAATGATAAAGAGAGATTTGCCAG GGAAAATCACAGCGAGATTGAACGTCGGCGAAGGAACAAGATGACTGCCTACATCACAGAGCTGTCAGATATGGTGCCCACCTGCAGTGCCCTGGCCCGCAAACCAGACAAGCTCACCATCTTGCGCATGGCTGTCTCTCATATGAAGTCCCTGCGTGGCACAGGCAATACCTCCACTGATGGCACCTACAAACCCTCCTTTCTCACTGACCAG GAACTCAAACACCTGATCCTAGAGGCAGCCGACGGCTTTCTGTTCATAGTGTCCTGTGAGACCGGGAGGGTGGTCTATGTCTCCGATTCTGTGACTCCTGTCCTGAACCAACCCCAGTCCGAATGGTTTGGCAGCACCCTGTATGACCAGGTGCACCCGGACGACGTGGGCAAGCTGAGGGAGCAGCTCTCCACATCGGAGAATGCACTGACAG gTCGCATCCTAGATTTGAAGACAGGAACTGTGAAGAAGGAAGGCCAGCAGTCCATGAGGATGTGTATGGGTTCACGAAGATCCTTCATCTGCCGAATGAG GTGTGGCAACAGCTCAGTGGATCCAGTCTCTGTAAATCGTCTCAGCTTTATGAGGAATCGCTGCAG GAATGGCTTAGGTGCTGCAAAAGATGGCGAACCTCACTACGTTGTGGTGCACTGCACGGGTTACATAAAAGCCTGGCCCCCCGCAG GTGTTTCACTGCCTGATGATGACCCGGATGCTGGCCAGGGCAGCAAGTTTTGCCTCGTGGCTATTGGCAGGCTCCAG GTCACTAGCTCACCCAACTGCACAGACATGAACAATGTTTGTCAGCCGACAGAGTTTATCTCCCGACACAACACCGAAGGCATTTTCACCTTCATAGATCACCGATGTGTGGCCACAGTTGGCTACCAGCCTCAG GAACTTCTGGGGAAAGACATTGTGGATTTCTGCCACCCGGAAGACCAACAGCTTTTGCGGGACAGCTTTCAGCAG GTGGTGAAGTTAAAAGGCCAGGTTCTGTCAGTCATGTTCCGATTCCGATCCAAAAACCGGGAATGGCTCTGGATGAGAACCAGCTCCTTTACCTTCCAGAACCCCTACTCGGATGAAATTGAGTACATCATCTGTACCAACACCAACGTCAA gcagcagcagccaccacaACAGACAGAGCTGGAAGTGGTCCCAGGAAGAGAGAGCCTGTCTGGTTACAACCACTCACAG GTTCCTGTTCAGCCTGTGACTGCTGCTGGCCCAGAGCACAGCAAGCCcttggagaaggcagagagccTTTTTAATCAGGAGCGGGACCCAAGGTTCAGTGAAATCTACAGCAGTATCAATACAG ACCAGAACAAAGCCATTCCTGCCAGCACAGTGCCTGCCAACCAGCCCCTCTTTACGCAGGGAAACACTTTCACCCCATCACGACCTGCCGAGAACTTCAG gagcagcagcatggtACCTCCTGTGAACATTATTCAGCAGCAACCCTCATCAGCAGGCCGGATCTTAGCACAGATTTCACGCCACTCCAACCCAGCTCAGGTCAGCGGAACCAACTGGGCTCCAGGGACACGGCCAGCGTTCACACCCCAG CAAGTGGCATCCCAGACAGTGAAGACTCGGCCCCCTTCTTTCAGCATGGGGACTTTCCAAGGCACCCCGTCCTCCTTCAGCCCTATGACAGCACCTGGCTCTACGGCTTCCCCTACTGGGGCTGCTTACCCGAACCTTGCCAGCCGTGGCACAGGCTTCA CAGCCACGGAGGCAGCGCAGACCCCTGGCCCGTTCCAGACGCGGGCAGCCGAAGGTGTGGGGATGTGGCCCCAGTGGCAAGGACAGCACCACGGCCCGGCATCGGGGGAGCAACACGTGCAACAGCCGCAGCCAAGCCAGCCTGAGGTCTTCTCA GACATGCTGACAATGCTGGGAGACCAAGGACCCAACTACAACAATGAAGAGTTCCCAGAGTTGAATATAttcccttctttttcagaataa